Proteins from a genomic interval of Sporolactobacillus sp. Y61:
- a CDS encoding helix-turn-helix transcriptional regulator, with protein sequence MKDGQWGRRIRAFRKLKGYTQTALAKELGISLTLLGEIERENRVPEAELIQRICDKLGVTVSEMKEL encoded by the coding sequence ATTAAGGACGGGCAATGGGGAAGGAGAATACGGGCATTCCGTAAACTGAAGGGATACACTCAGACAGCGCTGGCAAAAGAACTTGGTATTTCTCTGACGCTGCTGGGAGAAATTGAAAGGGAAAACAGAGTGCCTGAGGCTGAACTGATTCAGCGAATATGTGATAAACTTGGCGTAACGGTTTCTGAAATGAAAGAGTTATAA
- a CDS encoding transposase family protein: MITRKEKREQEKNVNYFLEFQKICHHFFKGFTNRLRKVKDPRHQSYVTYDSDLMLWMMILKNVCQFTSMRSLSNGLNREECIDNLQKMLATQELHELPHYDTINDFLSRLDPKELENIRIGLIRELLKKRCFEAERIEGKYWGIIIDGTGLFHFNKKHCAHCLKREHTHKKTGETWTDYQHHVLEAKLVVGDMVLSIDSEFIENEHEDVTKQDCERRAFERLSTRLKATFKRLPICILADSLYACESVFQRCEANRWKYMFRFKAGSIPSVAQEFEALKALKYRGQSATTYWVNDIAYQERKLNALEATVQEKEKTHIFLFLTNLPITEKKAEVLVAVGRRRWKIENQGFNRQKHVQYAIQHVNSQNHQAMKNHYLLTQIADILMQLYEKGSKLLRTQKKTAKEISSALLEAIRTRRLTEEDMASLVKPMQVRFTG, from the coding sequence ATGATTACACGGAAAGAGAAACGAGAGCAGGAGAAGAACGTCAATTATTTTCTCGAGTTTCAGAAAATATGCCATCATTTCTTTAAAGGATTCACCAACAGGCTCAGAAAGGTCAAAGATCCGAGACATCAGAGTTATGTCACCTATGATTCAGACTTGATGCTCTGGATGATGATCCTGAAAAATGTCTGTCAGTTCACCAGCATGCGCAGCCTGAGCAACGGACTTAATCGTGAAGAATGTATCGATAACCTGCAAAAGATGCTCGCTACTCAAGAGCTTCATGAACTGCCCCACTATGACACGATCAACGATTTCTTGTCGCGGCTTGATCCGAAGGAGCTGGAAAACATTCGCATCGGTTTAATCCGGGAGCTCCTCAAAAAGCGGTGTTTTGAGGCCGAACGGATCGAGGGGAAGTATTGGGGGATTATCATTGATGGGACCGGGCTTTTCCACTTTAACAAGAAGCATTGTGCACATTGCCTGAAACGCGAACATACCCACAAAAAGACCGGAGAAACCTGGACGGATTACCAGCATCACGTTCTGGAAGCCAAACTGGTCGTTGGGGACATGGTGCTGAGTATCGACTCGGAATTTATAGAGAACGAGCACGAGGACGTGACCAAACAGGACTGTGAACGTCGCGCCTTCGAGCGCCTGAGCACCCGATTGAAAGCGACCTTCAAGCGTCTGCCCATCTGTATCCTGGCGGATAGCCTATATGCGTGTGAATCCGTCTTTCAGCGATGTGAGGCTAACCGCTGGAAATACATGTTTCGCTTCAAAGCAGGCAGTATTCCGAGTGTGGCGCAGGAATTCGAGGCGCTGAAAGCGCTGAAGTATCGGGGACAATCTGCAACGACCTACTGGGTGAATGACATCGCCTACCAGGAAAGAAAACTAAATGCCCTGGAAGCTACGGTTCAGGAAAAAGAAAAAACGCACATCTTTCTGTTTCTGACCAATCTGCCTATCACGGAGAAGAAGGCAGAGGTGTTGGTAGCGGTTGGGCGAAGGCGCTGGAAGATTGAAAATCAGGGGTTTAATCGACAAAAGCACGTACAGTACGCCATTCAACACGTGAACAGCCAGAATCATCAGGCGATGAAGAATCACTATCTTCTTACACAGATTGCGGATATTTTGATGCAGTTATATGAAAAGGGGTCAAAGCTGCTCCGTACGCAAAAAAAGACGGCAAAAGAAATATCCTCAGCCCTGTTAGAAGCGATTCGGACACGCAGATTAACAGAGGAGGATATGGCTAGCCTGGTGAAACCGATGCAAGTCCGGTTCACCGGGTAA